TGACGCCTTCTAGCCGCCAGTCTGGCCAGAGTTCCTCCATTCAGGCCCACACCCATGGCcatgcccattcccattcccattccggGCACCGAGCGGCACTCACTATCGCAGCTGTAGCTCTTTTTCATGACGCGCCTGCGCAACTGCGGTAGATACTCCTCGGATGGCATGGCAGCGGAATCGGCATTAGTTCCGGACTCGCCTGCAGAATCACTTGGATatgcaggagcaggagcagcagcaacagcagcagcggaagCGGAAGCAGTGGCACTGCAGAAGCTGCAACCGCGCTGATAAGAATCCTCCGAGGAGCTCATGATGAGCGAATAAGTGCGCGATTGTGGAAAGTGCCCGCCCAAGCAGCTGAGGCGATGTTTTCGATTGTCGTTTAGTTTGATGTGTTCAAAGAACGGTGGTTACAATTAAGGAATGGGGCGGGTGTCTAGTGCTTAAGTACAACATATACAATTTACATTCAGTCGGATCTCGCAGTCCTCAACGATCCACTTCTTTTGTACAATAATATACATCGATCGTTTCGGATTGCTGAGAGCAGACTAGCATGGTCTATGTACACAGATTCATGTTCATGTCAGAGGTTAGTTTCTCGTGGATAACAGAGTAGCTAAGAAATATAGTTAGTGATACACATACGTAGTACAATCTGATTGGGGGTCTAGATCTATATTGATAGAGACACTACACTGGGAAAGGTGGATACGGTGCCTCGGAATAGTGACAAAAAGGGGAGTGTGGAGGGTTTGATTAGAGGGGAGATACTTACGCAATCTTCTCGGATGGCGAACGCCAGGGCATCTCGTCGTCGATCTCATCATCACTCTCGTCCCCCTCTTCGCCATCGTCGTTGCCGGCGATGCTGAATGAGGAGGAGGTGAACATGTCGGGCACGGGCAGGATCGAGGGACGTCTACTACCTGTAAATGGCAGTGATGTAGTAACTAAATAGATACGTCATATTTCTGGGGCAACTAAGAAATTATACTTTTCAATCAATGCTGTTAAAACTGGGGTTGGCCACTCAAGGAATAATTCAAATAGATCTTATGCCAAGTAGTTGTAAGACTGGACTTCCTCTTTAAACTTACCCCTCCGCTGGTTGAGCACATCTGGGCTGAGCAGGTTGGGATTGTTGGCAAAGGGCACATCCAGGTGATTGCCCGTGGTGGTCAGTGTGGCTGGGGTGATACTGAGCGAGGTGCCCATGCTGTGGGCACTGCCCAAGCCGAGGCCGCCTCCACCACATCCACCCGATCCGCCCGCCATGCTGGGAGATCCCATCGTCTGGGGCGGTGGCGGCAGGGTCGTTGTGGTTATCGTTGCCGCCGTCTGGGTCACCGTCGTGTCCTTGAGGTTCTGCCTAGAGTCCGAGATTATCACAGCCGTCGGATTTTCGCTAGCTAAATTGGGGCAAAGCGGAAAGTGCAATTAGTCCCGGTCAACTTGACGATCAATATCCATTCTAATTACAACTACTTAGGCGCTTGCTATACAGGATAAAATGTCCACTAATTTCAGCTGAGCGACAAAAATGTGACAGAGAAAAGGGCAAAAAGGCAAGTGGAGCGGGTTTATTGGGGGGAGATTCTACAAGACAAACCTGGGAAAACAACTCGTTAAAAGTCCTCGACAAGCTTGCACTGGCCGGGAAACTTTCGGCAAAGTGATTAAGCTGcaacttggccaaaatgttGTCTTTCCCCTTCTGCCAACAGTTTTTGGTTACTTAATTACAGGGGCGGCTGTGGGAAAGGGGTGAGCTACGATGACGGGTCTAATTTGAACGCACAATAAGCTAGGCTATTTCTATGCAGCTAATTTACACGAATTGTTGCGTGAGGTGTACATATTATTTACAGCCAGTTCTACACATCCAAAGctcatgcacacacacacaaataacATGGCAAACAGAACGAAGTGCAAAGACAGGCGGAAGAAGAAAATGACGGGCGGAAGTTGAAAAAGTGATGTTTGAGCAAAGACAACTACGAAACGTGAAGAAGAAGCCATGTAAAAAATGAAGCAAACAACAGAAATAGTTTTGCATAGTGGCAAAAGGAGAAAACAGGAAAAAGTGCGAGGCCAGCGTGGGTGTGGTCATTAGGGTGGAcctttatttaaaattctatATTTCGACTCCCGGTTTTTcaacaaataatatttacaattaCCGCGTGTAAATTACAGATAAGCTTGAAttgaattatatatatattcaatgTTAAGTATACGTTAAACACGATTTCTTTTGCGGTGCATCTGATGGTCCACCCTAGTATTCATGTATGGGTTTTTTATTTGACTGGTGTATGTGGGAGGAAGGAATGCAGAAATGGGCTTGGATGGCGCCGGATGTGTGCTTTGACATGGGTAGCGGAGAATGTTTCATGGGGTGGGGTTTAAAGGCAGCTCAAGCTCCAAAATCGAGACAGCAAGAGAGAAACTgcgaaatatatatgtatgtagctTGGATGTGGGGATGCTGAATCGGTTTTCGGTGAGTGATAGAGTTAGGCAAAGAACGTGAACGAAATATTTGTGATTTGCTTCATTTTTTTGGTAGTATCTTTTCTTTTTGGATTCCAAAGATGCGGGTTTGCTTGACTTGCGGGCTTTTTACTTTCGTTTGGGGTTTTGGTAGTTCTGGTGTCACACTCACGCACAAATAGTGATGCAAACTCGCCACTGTCAGGTGTTTGCATTGGCGGATGCGGTTGCGGATACGATtgcggatacggatacggttGCAAGTGGGTGGTGCCGGTGGTGCCACCACCACTATCGTAACTGGGACTGTGgggcacacgcacacaaacagaCGGCACTGGTGGTGGTGCGGCTGCGGCGGTTGAGGTTGCatttattgttgctgttgttgttgatgctgATAGTAATGTTGATGATGTGAAGGTGGTgctaattgttgttgttgttgcttgtactgttgttgttattgttgttgttgggttGGCTGTTGTCATAGTCGATGATGtagtttattgttattgttgtacTTAGACGACATTCATACATAACATAAAAGGATAAAACGAGGGTTTATGTGGTCTACATAGTGGAAACTCTGCACTAGTTTCCCCCAGCCTCTTTTCCGGTTTTCCAATTCGATCAAATTTACATTGATGATATATTCTTGAATTCCAAGCCAGTCTCATTAAATTTGATCGataacggaaacggaaatttGGCCTTAGCTCTTTTCTAACGGTATATCAGTTTGAGTGGCGAGTGTTTGTTAATCTAGTGTTGTgattgagtgtgtgtgtgtgtgttgggcTTAAGATATAATCTATCCTAAAACAATAAAATCCTATGGGTCATTGTATATGAAACTAAGTTTAATGTAAAGGACATTGCCTCTAGGACCTAAAAGCGTGTTCTGTTTCAGTTCTGAAAAGTTGCATTGGTTTTCATACATATTTTGTTAAAGAAAATTAAGCACTTAAGTAACTTCCTCGTGGGAATAAGTTAATTAACAAAGTGGAACccatacaaaatgattaaggTGGAAAGTTTCACAAACTTAAAAAAGAGAAAACGAATTCGGGCAAGGCGAATATTATGATTAACGTTAATTTGAGGCAGCCTCgctcacaaacacacacttaaagcgttttcttttcattcagACAAACCAAACAAACTGAAAAGTCGAGGAAAACGACAAAGAAAACTTTTAACTCAGCCTCAGAAATAAGGATTATTGGATAAATGTAAGAAGGgtagagaaagagagagaggtAGAGCAAGAACTGGTTGCTAAATAAGGAAGCTCACAATTCATATATATCATATTTATGTTTCTATGTAAATGGATATACATAGTAGTTTGTTCATTCACTCGCttgaattttaaatgattgaacctcaaacacacacacacacacactcgcacaatTGGGTCTAAAGAAAGGGTCTACCCACCAGTTGCAGCAGTGGGATGGTGGGAGGCGGATGAGGAGGCACCACCTCCGCCCCCTGTCCCGCCCCCCTCCTTGGCAGCTGCCGTGGGGTCCGatgtttgattttgattaaCGACAAATGCGGAATTCTCTTCCTTGGTGATGCTCATGTAATAGCACGTGTCATCCTTTTTCATAATGTGCCTGGGTCCGGGATTCAATAGAATGGTTTCCTCGTAGAATTCCGGCAGCTCCGCCGGTCGCACGCCCACCAGGGCCACTCCATATCTGCGGAAGTGGGATTGTATGGAATGGTCACGGTTTAACAAGAATTCCGTCTGTGAATGGGATTTCGGGGATTCCCAAACCGATGGCGTCGGAGTACTCACTTGCGATGCGAATGGAAGCTGGCGTAGGTGAAGCTCTTGCCCTCGTACTCGCCAAAGAATCGACTGTCGCCCAGGACGATGTGGTAGATCTCGTTTCCAGAACACTTGCCGTACAGGCGGTGCCATTCCTCCGGACTCTGCTGGCCCTCCCTGCGGATTGTTGGAAACACATATGTACTTGTAGGGATGTATCTTGGCGTAGGCTCATGCGAAACGCATGAGTCATGGCTCAGTTGGTGCCCCAATTAGCATTCGCTGACATCTGATTAACCCGCCGTTTCAGGCAACGCGACCACAGCTCACGGAAACTAAAACTGAAAGCCGCATTTAATTGGAGGTCCCGCAAACCGCCTTCACCTCAACTCGCCACCTGCGCTCTGCTAATTTTCACACTTGCCGATGGCGAGtaaggtttttggtttttctttggCGTGTCACAAAgcgcttttaattaaaactggaattttaaattgaatttctgtCATGTAAGTGCGGAAGATAAAAGCTAGCAAACCCGTCCGTTTGTTTGCGGTGAActcattaattttaaatgtattttccAGCTATTCAACGTTGATCTGTAAAGCTTAATTAACATGTCTGCTGGCTAAGTAAGAATATAAAACTTTTGATACTCTCTACATAACTTatgaacatttttttaatatgcaaaACTCTCAATCTATTTAAATAATTAGTATTAAAAATCCATCTTTATGCGAAACTTGATCGATGAATTCAATTGCCCCCTTTTATGATACATTTCCttatttagtttttctgtTGAACGCCCGACTACTTCTGGGATTTACAAGGAAAACTTTCAATAAGCAAAAAGTAAGCTCGGAATCATGGCCTAACCAACCAGCTTATGCACTTAACCCCCCAAACCGCGGGTAGACTAAATTAGCTagcacacaaaaaaatatatatactaaaTATGTACATAAGGGCCTGAGGAAAAACGTCTGAATGAGCAATCAAGCGACTGTGACCTGGCCACCGACTCCGCCGGTGACGTGACGCATCCAAGCGAGCCGATGACGCACGGCGGATAGAGAATTTTTTGCATGTCCTGCCAGCTGGACAACCATGCGTATACGTACTGTCCGCGGGATGTGTGGAGCAGCAGGGTGACCAGTGTGCTGGCGCCGGGACAGGTGCAGTTGTTGGCCAGTAGGGCGTACTTGAACTCGTCCTCGCAGACCACGTGCTCCGCGAACTTCACATGCAGCTTGTGCTCAGGTCTGCGTGAAGCGGAAATGCGAAATGGAAATTCCGCAGGATGTGCGATTGGTTGCGTCGCATTTGGCATTTGCAAATGTCAAAAGAAAATTCGAATTAATCAGGAACGGAACGGGCCATCTCTTATATTGCTAACTCACCTGAATATCTGCACATACTGCGGTACATTCGGTGCGAAGTCCTTGACGGCCCAGGAGCGTAGAATCGTATGCTCGTCGGCGGCCGTTTTGTCTGCATAATTTCTGGCCGCCAGAATAAAGCACGCCTCCGCCTCGTTCATCCTGGCGCGCGCCAAGTCGCCATCCTTCAGACAGGATCCCTGCAAAGGCGTGGGTGTTCCTCGGCCAGTTAGTAGTGTAAGCCTAATCCGGATTATGGAGGACATGTACCTGAATGTAGATGACGCGCTGCGCCCAAATGGGCACCTGCAGGATCATCCGCATCGTCGTGTCCAGCTCCATGGGACTCAGCAGCACCACATAGAAGTCCTGCAGGAGCGGATGGGCATAGAACTCGTTGAGGAAGTCCATTATGGTGTCCGCATGCAGGGTGGTGGAGCACACCACCACGTGCTTTTCGCTTTGGGCTCGATGTGAACTGTAACTGCCGCCCAGCTTTTGGCGCTCCATCCACGTGAAGGCCAGCTGCTCGAACTGTGCGGATAGGAGTAATTTATTAGCCAACTACATCATCAATCCCATCGAAAAAATATAATCTTTTAAACGCTTGACGTTGACATTAAGCTCTTAAAGTTTAAGCTTTCTCTCTTTCAGGCTTGCACTAAATTAATGGCCCTGTAATACGTCTTTATGTCCACTTTAACACCAACATGTACTAGAAACGTCTTATCACTTACTCCATAAAAGGGCTAAGTTTATAGTTGATACCGCTTAATCCTTTTACCTCATATAAAACTGGTCGGTTAACAGTGCCATTAAAAAAACTTTAGTTTCAGAGGGAAgcacttataaaaatattttgatgtGCAGTTTCGCAAATGTTATTGCGACCTCGCTACTTGGTGGCAATGATAAGAGGTTGGACCTTAAAAGATAGGTTTTGATGtctaaaatttgtatatttaactATTTGTATGAGTTTCCActtgaaaaatttgaattaatatttttcttcagaatatttatacaaataaaactagTATTCTATCGTGCAGTGTTTATTGAAAGCCTCTTTCGGGATAATTGTGTTACTGGGATTGAATAAGTTCAATTAAATTTGAGTGCCAGCACCTTTCCTGgacttttgcaacattttgaCCAAAAACGCTTGAAACTTGTTGTTCTTATTATGGGGCGGGTCCCAGAAAGTCATAAATTCTGCAACATATTGACATGCACTTCGAACTTTTAGTGCTGGCTGAATAAAACCCCATTCCACAACCAAAACTGTTTCAGAAAAAAGGTAGAAAAACTGTTTTGATGGATGCTCTTGTTGTTTGCCGTTTGGCCAAAAGACCAATGGCCAGTCGTATTTCTATACACTTTCAATTGACTTATGTCGATGCTATATTAGACTATCTATTAACTTGGGATCTGCaattcagatattatataaatattttaaaactctctctctcttaaATTGTTGATCCCTTGATACTATACTTTTCGGTTTGTTTTTAAGATCATTTATTCAAAAAAAGATCCACATTCCATGTTTTTCTTCCCTTTCTTGTGGAAATtagtaaattatattttatttactttgccATCTATCTGAAAATGTCCTAAAGGGTGTTCGGTTACAGTACTCGCACTTTTAGAGTCCATCCCATCTCACATTTCTCGGTGGAATCTGTACTCCTACTGCTTCTTGCTTGTTTGgcgtttgtttttgttgataAAACAATTGTTTGCAAATTGTTGAACATGGCAGTCAGTCAGTGTGGCCTTCGGAAAGACAGTACGCCATTGGGATGGGATCACTGATTGGAAGGCAGCCGGGCGCATGGTGAGCAATTTCCATCGACAGCATCCCCCTATTTATTAATATCGATTGATGACCGAAGTCGCCCACCCCCACAAAGATGCAGATGATGAATGGGGATAAGGTTCGTCCAGGCTTATGgagcataaatatttgatgtGGCTTTTTTGCCCGGCAGTAAGATGGCTTTTAAACGGAACTACTCCTATTTGGCTTGGGTAATGCCCAAGATTGGACTCACCTGCGTGGGCAACACAATGAGGGCGACACAAATCATGATGACCATATAGAGCTGCGAGGGCCAAATGTCCGGCACAAAGTCGCCGTATCCCACTGTGGAGAAGGTCACAACCACATAGTATGTGCTCTGAAAGAGATTCAAATGTCGATGGCCAGCGCGCTGAAAGTGCTGGATACCACAAACGCTGGGGATAAATAAAAGATGATTATATTGAGGGATGATTTCAGGGGAAGTTGGTATCCTATTACCTCGTGAAGACCAAACACAGCAGTGTGGCTGATAGAATGGTCAACTGCTGGGAGAGGGCTGACTGGGACTTTTGCATGGCGCGATGGAGGTCATTCTATTGGTTATAGGACATTAGATAAACTTCACATTAGGATAAAGACGACGTGTCTACTTACAAACATGTTCTCCAGCGATCGCTTGGCCAGCCAGCAATTGAGGAAAATGGGAATGAATAAATTTCTTAGCGGCGGATGGACAATCTGAAAGGATCAACACCGCTAAACAGCCTGTACCAAGGATTCACAATCGAACCTACCGTAAGTGCAAAGGGTATTGTCGTTACTAATTCTAGTATAAAGTGAAAGGAGAGTATCTGCTGCCAGATGTTGCCCTGGAATGGTTCGATTAGTTTGAACGACTTGGTGATATCAAGTTTATGGCGTGGTGGTATACCTTATAGCCTAGATATGTGAGAACCAAGGATTGCGTTAGCGACACCATGGCTAGAAGCAGCTGCAGGACCCAGAGCACTGTTGGCCGATTCACCCAGAGTATTGCGTCCCAGTTGATGATGGGGTTCTCCTGGAACTCCTCCTCCGTCAGTTTGGCCGAGATGATGAACTCCGTCTTATTGCCCACTTCGCAGCCATAGCTATGGGTTGGCATTGTGGATACATTTTAATCACCGGTCAGTTGCATCTCCGGCACGGGACTTACCATGTTATAAATGTTGGATTTTTATCCAATATCACACGTATTATGTAGAGAACACACGACAGTAACTTAAGGAATAAATCGGCGATTCGTATGCGCAGGCCTAATGTTTTGGGAAAGGGGAATAGCAAATGCGTTAGAATTTGGGTCAGTTGAGTGAATTACACCGTCTACGAAAGTTCGTTGAGTGGGTTGCTCCCTGCGGCCCCGAGCAAACAAATCCCCCCCTCAATCGAGACCTGTTTACCTGTTCAATTATTTTCTCTCCAAATCAATATTTACTTAAGATTATCGAATCCGCCTTTGTAATGTcattcgttagtccgtccgtctgtctgtctgtctgtctgtgtggctgtgtgtatgtgtgtctGTTGGTAGGTTTGTGCGGTTGTCAGTGTGCTGGCGTTTGTATCCCGGCAGGATACACCGTACATCCGTTTCCCGTCCAGCCCGCCACTaatcaaattcaattaaatactACCTTGTTGATTGTTGTAATTAAGTCGAATGTTTTGGTTAATTCATAGGCAATACTTGGCCGGTGATTACTTACTTGAACGCTGATTCTTAATGAAATAGAGTTGCAGTCTTTCTTTGAATGTGTTTTCGTTCACATAGTACTCCACACGAACTCTGCAAAGAAACGAGCAGAACGCAGCGCACTGATGATTGAGCTTCTAAATTGAATTGTCGAACAAAGCCTTTGCAAGGACCCTTGTTCGCCATCACGCCCTTATCCCCGCCAATCGAATTCCCCCATCTCTGTGGCGCCACTCGCTGCACTTGACAATTGATGCGCTTACTTATCACATTAGGCGACGCAGCTGGCTGCACACTTCCCGATACCTTATTACTTTACACTTGGAAAAATGTGTAGATATAAAAGAGAATTCATGAAAATAAGTTCAGATATGATTCTTGAACTCACATTAGGCAATCAAATTCGATCCAGCTTAATAATAGAATAGTTATAAGTACTGGCCTTTAAAAATAGCGATTAACAACACCAAATGGCTAAGTTAATGAAGTTTTTAGTGACTTAGtgacttaaataaataaacttttccACTGTGCATGGATAGTTAGTGCGTGCAGTTAAGTATCTTGAAAGCACCGAAGGGATGGGGTGGAACAAGAACAAGGAAAAGCTGGTACTGAGCACATGGCTGCCGTGCACACACGTGACTGCCATGTCCGCCCTTTGTCTCACCATCGCTCAAGGACGAATGGCGTCTGCACGGCGTTTTCGAACGGGAAAATGCGCCGTGAATGGGTTTCCATCAGTGACTAGTTGTGCCTGGGGCGTAGGAATGGATGTTTTACTGAATTAGATCAAAGGAGATTCCCTTTTCTTTGCACACTTATTCGAGTATATAACATCCGTCCTTTGGCTACAGGGCACGCCTCTTGCGACTCCTTCAGTTTGCGTTTGAACTTCTTTATAGCTTTATGTTTGATAACCCTTgactgcagctgcagcactgCTGGCTTAAGTGAACAAACGAGTCTAACCACTCCGGCgcacatggcgtatgagcaacAAAATGTGGAACTTAAGCTCTTCCCACAATTTCGGGTGGCGCCATGTATTTTTTTATGCGCTGCCCCAGTTTTGCATTTGGCGTCCCATAGTCTGAATACTCAAGCTAGCCGCATCCTAAGAGTTGAGCAAACACTTTTGCCGGATCTTTGTGCACTTGGCTGCACGGAGACATTGGCCGTACATTTGAAATCCACTTTCGGTTCAAGTAATTAAAAGAGTAGCTTGAACCGGGGCACAAAGGAAACCTAGGAGAGATTCAATTAACTGGTTGCCACCTTCTTGGCCTTTGTTTTGGCAGCTCTCTGTCGCAGCTCATTTGGGAAGATTTCGGTGAATATTCATGGTTCATGGGGGTTAATGCACCGGAGCCGGTTAGGAAACTGTAAGAATAGTTCAAGTCAAGTGGCTCCCGGCAGCAGAGTTGGCGCCGAAACGGCACCTTGGGGGCCATTTCGAGGACCTAGGACGATGACTGCGAGTGCGTGGCGAAATTAACGAGCTTGGCCCAAACCACCATCCGAGGCCATCCAAGCACATgcaaacatacacacactaGCAATTGACCAATCAGTTATGACCCGGCCAGAAGCGCCAACGTGCCACTGCATACAATCAACTCTGACCTGCCCCCGAAGGATATTTCGCacttttgtgcggtttgtggcgGCGGGTTCATTCCTCCCTAGCTGCTTTTCCGGCCATTGAACGCGGCACCATCGTTGGGCAGCTGGCCATACGTTTTGGCCAAGAAGGGGTCACCAATCACTTGTCACTTGCTAGCCATTTTCACACGCTTTAAGTCTTCAGTGGCGCCCATGGAGCTGTGCATAATTCCAATGAACTTCGCATTTCATTTATCCAAGCTGAATCGTAATCAAAACTAAAATCTATTTGCATAAAGTTTGATTGCCAATATTTCCATGAACAAAAATAATTGCGAAAATTCAGAGTGCTGGTGGAAATTTAGCTTTAAAGGTAAAACCTGCGGCTTGGCCACGGAAATTGAAACACGACAAACGTGTCGTGTGGGAAAATCGCGGATTATTTAAATCGATGTCGTAAACTAAATTAACGCAGTTGTTTAGAGCTTTACTGAACTCATTGCTTATTTATGGGCCACTCAAATTAAGTGCACGGTTGGAAATACTTTACCAACTATTCGAAATCCtcttacattttattttcatatatcTTAATGTTTTTGAAACAAACTATCCAGTAAATCCAGCCAAATGACCTTATGACTTAATTACTTTACTTTTGCATATATTTAATGTTTGAAAAGTAATAAGTATCAGTACGgattaatgcaatttttatttgctttacATATATTCTGCAAAACTAAAAACGCAACTTCCATTTTTTTGCGAATTTCGC
This genomic interval from Drosophila mauritiana strain mau12 chromosome 2R, ASM438214v1, whole genome shotgun sequence contains the following:
- the LOC117136100 gene encoding potassium channel subfamily T member 2 isoform X7: MPSGSSNDNSDNNNNHNCSRLTSIRNYKLPNWFPHRAEENKRKKRVEQQRQQQRQRRGAKVFKCVSDSTGHLTLAPSRLFERTPMSPSDSLDEIALQIPRVRVEYYVNENTFKERLQLYFIKNQRSSLRIRIADLFLKLLSCVLYIIRVILDKNPTFITCYGCEVGNKTEFIISAKLTEEEFQENPIINWDAILWVNRPTVLWVLQLLLAMVSLTQSLVLTYLGYKGNIWQQILSFHFILELVTTIPFALTIVHPPLRNLFIPIFLNCWLAKRSLENMFNDLHRAMQKSQSALSQQLTILSATLLCLVFTSVCGIQHFQRAGHRHLNLFQSTYYVVVTFSTVGYGDFVPDIWPSQLYMVIMICVALIVLPTQFEQLAFTWMERQKLGGSYSSHRAQSEKHVVVCSTTLHADTIMDFLNEFYAHPLLQDFYVVLLSPMELDTTMRMILQVPIWAQRVIYIQGSCLKDGDLARARMNEAEACFILAARNYADKTAADEHTILRSWAVKDFAPNVPQYVQIFRPEHKLHVKFAEHVVCEDEFKYALLANNCTCPGASTLVTLLLHTSRGQEGQQSPEEWHRLYGKCSGNEIYHIVLGDSRFFGEYEGKSFTYASFHSHRKYGVALVGVRPAELPEFYEETILLNPGPRHIMKKDDTCYYMSITKEENSAFVVNQNQTSDPTAAAKEGGGTGGGGGASSSASHHPTAATANPTTTITTTVQATTTTISTTFTSSTLLSASTTTATINATSTAAAAPPPVPSVCVRVPHSPSYDSGGGTTGTTHLQPYPYPQSYPQPHPPMQTPDSGEFASLFVPSENPTAVIISDSRQNLKDTTVTQTAATITTTTLPPPPQTMGSPSMAGGSGGCGGGGLGLGSAHSMGTSLSITPATLTTTGNHLDVPFANNPNLLSPDVLNQRRGSRRPSILPVPDMFTSSSFSIAGNDDGEEGDESDDEIDDEMPWRSPSEKIAIVKGFPPVSPFIGVSPTLCYLLKEKKPLCCLQLAQVCEHCSYRNAKEYQWQNKTIILAADYASNGIYNFIIPLRAHFRSKTSLNPIILLLERRPDVAFLDALSYFPLVYWMLGSIDCLDDLLRAGITLAESVVVVNKELSNSAEEDSLSDCNTIVAVQNMFKFFPSIKSITELSQSSNMRFMQFRAHDKYALHLSKMEKREKERGSHISYMFRLPFAAGAVFSASMLDTLLYQAFVKDYVITFVRLLLGIDQAPGSGFLTSMRITKDDMWIRTYGRLYQKLCSTTCEIPIGIYRTQDTSNADTSHYSINLADEARDNHAQQIERAEIANLVRSRMESLNLPTIDYDDVSEKRNHLSYVIINPSCDLKLEEGDLIYLVRPSPFSAQKTFERHNSRRKSNISFCSNINLGATCGPQMPQMNMNMANTAVGAGSRRGSGIAGLNPMQMQSVQTLAGYGSSSQRCSPPMQQIKSNSLSLPDSPTVVGNQRGRSNSLRIDNDILLRRSSSLRQGLPSVGVSHGRRKSSLEEIGISHFTTLMQATNHSNPIKISLNGSIGMENQISLQVTPPEEPTPMLGVPCVLGGGGGGGINPSGAGSSTGGMLGGGSSLAINTADLGPGPSTSSGASGSLQAQDSLGQQSSQVSSPQHLQGTIV
- the LOC117136100 gene encoding potassium channel subfamily T member 2 isoform X4, with translation MPSGSSNDNSDNNNNHNCSRLTSIRNYKLPNWFPHRAEENKRKKRVEQQRQQQRQRRGAKVFKCVSDSTGHLTLAPSRLFERTPMSPSDSLDEIALQIPRVRVEYYVNENTFKERLQLYFIKNQRSSLRIRIADLFLKLLSCVLYIIRVILDKNPTFITCYGCEVGNKTEFIISAKLTEEEFQENPIINWDAILWVNRPTVLWVLQLLLAMVSLTQSLVLTYLGYKGNIWQQILSFHFILELVTTIPFALTIVHPPLRNLFIPIFLNCWLAKRSLENMFNDLHRAMQKSQSALSQQLTILSATLLCLVFTSVCGIQHFQRAGHRHLNLFQSTYYVVVTFSTVGYGDFVPDIWPSQLYMVIMICVALIVLPTQFEQLAFTWMERQKLGGSYSSHRAQSEKHVVVCSTTLHADTIMDFLNEFYAHPLLQDFYVVLLSPMELDTTMRMILQVPIWAQRVIYIQGSCLKDGDLARARMNEAEACFILAARNYADKTAADEHTILRSWAVKDFAPNVPQYVQIFRPEHKLHVKFAEHVVCEDEFKYALLANNCTCPGASTLVTLLLHTSRGQEGQQSPEEWHRLYGKCSGNEIYHIVLGDSRFFGEYEGKSFTYASFHSHRKYGVALVGVRPAELPEFYEETILLNPGPRHIMKKDDTCYYMSITKEENSAFVVNQNQTSDPTAAAKEGGGTGGGGGASSSASHHPTAATANPTTTITTTVQATTTTISTTFTSSTLLSASTTTATINATSTAAAAPPPVPSVCVRVPHSPSYDSGGGTTGTTHLQPYPYPQSYPQPHPPMQTPDSGEFASLFVPSENPTAVIISDSRQNLKDTTVTQTAATITTTTLPPPPQTMGSPSMAGGSGGCGGGGLGLGSAHSMGTSLSITPATLTTTGNHLDVPFANNPNLLSPDVLNQRRGSRRPSILPVPDMFTSSSFSIAGNDDGEEGDESDDEIDDEMPWRSPSEKIAIVKGFPPVSPFIGVSPTLCYLLKEKKPLCCLQLAQVCEHCSYRNAKEYQWQNKTIILAADYASNGIYNFIIPLRAHFRSKTSLNPIILLLERRPDVAFLDALSYFPLVYWMLGSIDCLDDLLRAGITLAESVVVVNKELSNSAEEDSLSDCNTIVAVQNMFKFFPSIKSITELSQSSNMRFMQFRAHDKYALHLSKMEKREKERGSHISYMFRLPFAAGAVFSASMLDTLLYQAFVKDYVITFVRLLLGIDQAPGSGFLTSMRITKDDMWIRTYGRLYQKLCSTTCEIPIGIYRTQDTSNADTSHYDEETGTPDSTKDSTEMLRGVTYRPPGSATGGASSFRPQPQRQRSVNCLGGCSERKGSSYSINLADEARDNHAQQIERAEIANLVRSRMESLNLPTIDYDDVSEKRNHLSYVIINPSCDLKLEEGDLIYLVRPSPFSAQKTFERHNSRRKSNISFCSNINLGATCGPQMPQMNMNMANTAVGAGSRRGSGIAGLNPMQMQSVQTLAGYGSSSQRCSPPMQQIKSNSLSLPDSPTVVGNQRGRSNSLRIDNDILLRRSSSLRQGLPSVGVSHGRRKSSLEEIGISHFTTLMQATNHSNPIKISLNGSIGMENQISLQVTPPEEPTPMLGVPCVLGGGGGGGINPSGAGSSTGGMLGGGSSLAINTADLGPGPSTSSGASGSLQAQDSLGQQSSQVSSPQHLQGTIV